One window of the Lodderomyces elongisporus chromosome 6, complete sequence genome contains the following:
- a CDS encoding uncharacterized protein (BUSCO:EOG09261IEV) — protein sequence MFSPLIKLNHTQTIYDRNYSHKRTKKRHRLLSYLKMGFDKDTKYDRQLRLWASAGQQNLESSSICLVNATATGCEILKNLILPGIGKYTIIDDSKVTNKELSSNFFLKTSDMGKKVADCVKRNLGELNADAKGTAITDPVEKILSFDKSGNFWDSFNCVIVSDYISCLEELIQILWSKKIPLLVVNTIGFYGSLNLLANETTVIETHDPSKLYDLRIDKPWPKLREYADSFDLDSLDDQEHAHVPYIVIFIKALYHWKSHHNNNPPSTYAEKKLFKTYVESLSRNINLETNFIEAVQSCHRAFQKTEIPESIKSLLELSDAKNLQNSSPTSFSATTSPSSDCTIFWVYIAALKEYLKNNDNILPLPGKLPDMASNTENYTTLAKIYRDKALEDQSTFANEVYKILEKQKKPKTIVTKESIATFCKNTQLLFVTIGSKNLNSPKLIEQFETGSSSEVLGIYWGILTYNAYIKQYNEAPTIKYMDDFIRIYHDEINPSAQQPLSDTLRKKFEEILTHNSSNYHNLSSFMGGIASQEILKLTTAQYIPLDNLYVFDGVTSSSERFKIQ from the coding sequence ATGTTTTCTCCACTAATTAAATTAAACCACACTCAAACCATATATGATCGCAATTACCTGCACAAACgcacaaagaaaagacacCGTCTTTTATCATACTTGAAGATGGGTTTCGACAAGGATACAAAATACGATAGACAATTGCGGCTATGGGCTTCTGCAGGACAGCAGAACTTGGAGAGTAGCTCAATCTGTCTCGTTAATGCTACAGCCACTGGTTGtgaaatattgaaaaacttgATATTGCCTGGTATAGGCAAATACACAATCATAGACGACTCAAAAGTAACCAACAAGGAACTTTCATCAAACTTCTTCTTAAAGACAAGCGACATGGGCAAAAAAGTCGCCGACTGTGTTAAGCGCAATTTGGGTGAACTAAATGCAGACGCTAAAGGTACCGCGATAACCGACCCAGTAGAGAAAATCTTATCGTTTGACAAACTGGGCAACTTCTGGGACAGTTTCAACTGTGTCATTGTGAGCGACTATATATCATGCCTCGAGGAGCTTATTCAGATTTTGTGGAGCAAGAAAATTCCACTTTTGGTGGTCAACACTATTGGCTTTTACGGCTCATTAAACCTTTTGGCAAACGAGACAACCGTGATTGAGACACACGATCCTTCTAAATTATACGACTTGAGAATTGATAAACCATGGCCAAAATTGCGTGAATATGCCGACTCGTTTGACTTGGATCTGCTCGATGATCAAGAACATGCGCACGTCCCATATATAGTAATCTTTATCAAGGCGCTTTACCATTGGAAACTGCACCATAACAATAACCCCCCGCTGACATAtgcagaaaagaaattatttAAAACGTATGTCGAGTCCCTTTCGCGAAACATaaatttggaaacaaaTTTTATTGAGGCGGTGCAATCGTGTCACCGGGCTTTCCAAAAGACTGAAATACCTGAAAGCATCAAAAGTTTACTAGAATTGAGCGATGCGAAAAACTTGCAAAACTCATCACCCACATCCTTCTCTGCAACTACATCTCCATCATCTGACTGCACAATATTTTGGGTATATATTGCAGCATTGAAGGAATATCTCAAAAACAATGATAATATTTTACCTCTACCTGGTAAGCTTCCAGATATGGCATCCAATACAGAAAATTATACAACACTAGCAAAGATATACCGAGATAAGGCGCTTGAGGACCAGTCAACATTTGCAAATGAAGTTTACAAGATCCTcgaaaaacagaaaaaaccaaaaacaattgttaCCAAAGAGTCCATTGCCACATTTTGTAAAAATACACAATTGCTTTTCGTTACAATTGGATCCAAAAATCTAAACTCGCCAAAACTTATTGAGCAATTCGAAACTGGCTCATCGAGTGAAGTGTTGGGGATATATTGGGGAATCCTTACCTACAACGCTTACATTAAGCAATACAACGAGGCTCCAACGATCAAGTACATGGATGACTTTATTAGGATATACCATGATGAGATCAATCCATCTGCACAGCAACCATTGAGTGACACACTtcgaaaaaaatttgaagagATCCTTACACATAACTCGTCTAATTATCACAACTTGAGCAGTTTTATGGGCGGAATTGCA